The nucleotide window CCGATGGCCGCGGTGACGCCGGCCGCCGCCGGCAGGATCACGCGCGGGATGCCCAGGGCCTGCGCCAGCCGGCAGCCGTGCACCGGGCCCGAGCCCCCGAAGGCGACCAGCGTGAGGTCACGGGGGTCGCGCCCGCGCTCGATCGACACGACGCGGGTGGCCAGCTCCATGTTCGTGTTGACGATCTGGTGAATGCCCCAGGCGGCCTCCTCGAGCGCGAGCCCGAGCGGGCGGGCCACGCGGTCCTCGATGGCGCACGCCGCCGCGCCCACCGAGAGCTTCATCACGCCTCCGGCGAAGAACTCGGGATTCAGATAGCCCAGCACGAGATCGGCGTCGGTGACGGTGGGCTCGACGCCGCCCCGCCCGTAGCAGACGGGGCCGGGTGTGGACCCCGCGCTCTCCGGTCCGACGGCGATGACGCCCAGCCGCGCGCGGGCCAGCGAGCCGCCGCCGGCGCCGATCTCGACGAGGTCGATCGCCTGGATGTTCATCGGCAGCCCGCTGCCCGGCACGTTGTTGACCCGGTGGAGCTCGAACGCCGTCGTCGTGGACGGCCGCCCCTTGTCGATGAGCGCGAGCTTGGCTGTCGTTCCGCCCATGTCGAAGGCGATGAGATCGCGATGGCCCGCCAGCTCGCCGTAGGCCGCCGCCATCAGCGCGCCAGCGGCGGGGCCGGACTCGATCATGCGCACCGGGTAACGCTCCATCGCCTCCGCCGTCGCGATGCCGCCGGACGACTGCATGACGAAGAGCCGGCCGCGGTAGCCGCGCCTCTCCAGCGCCGCCTGGAGCGCTCTCAGATATTCGCGCAGGGCCGTCATCACGTAGGCGTTGATGACCGTGGTTGACGTGCGCTCGTACTCGCGGAAGGTCGGCGATACCTCATGCGACAGGGTGACCGCGATAGCGGGCGCCTCGTCGGCGACCAGCGCGGCCAGGCGCTTTTCGTGGACCGGGTTGAGGTAGGCGTGGAGCAGACAGATCGCCAGCGTGGTGACGCCCTTTCCGGCCAGCTCCCGGATGGCGCGACGGGCGTCTGCCTCGTCCAGTCGGGTACGGATGGACCCGTCGGCCAGCACGCGCTCGGTCACCTCGCCGATGAGGCGCCGCGGGATCAGGGGCGCGGGCTTCTCGATCTGCAGATCGTAGACCTGGTAGCGCTTCTGGCGGCCGATGATGAGCACGTCGCGGAAGCCGCGCGTGGTGAGCAGCCCAACGCCGCGCGCCTTGCGCTCGATGACGATGTTCGACCCCAGCGTGGTGCCGTGGACGGCCTGGGCCACGTCGCCCCAGCTCACACCGTCCCCGGCGACGAGCTCGTCGAGCCCGGCCAGGCACGCTTCCGAGGGATCCGGATAGGTCGTCAGGCGCTTGCCGGTGGTGAGCTCGCCGGTCGGCGCCTGGAGCACGAAGTCGGTGAACGTGCCGCCGACGTCGAACCCGACGCGATACGGCACGGACTCAGCTCCGCCGCTCGGGACGGGCCAGCACCACGCGGAACGGGTAGCGACGGCCGCTCTGGTAGGTGATCGCGTGCTCGACGGGCTCGCCGCTCATGGCGAAGTACGTGCGCTCGAACAGCAGCAGCGGCGTGCGGGGTCGGACCTGAAGCAGCTCGGCGACGTGGCGCGGCGCCAACGCCGCGTCGGTCACCTGATCGAGGACCTTGATGGGGAGGCTGAGCTGGCGCTCGATGGCGCCGATGAGCGAGGTCTTCGACAGATCCTCGTCGGACAGCGCCGCTCCGATGTCCGGCGGCAGGTACGCGGTGACGTGCTGGAAGGGGCCGGTGTCGGAATGGCGGACACCGATCACGCGGTAGGCCTCGGAGCCGGGCGGCAGGTGCAGCGACTGGGCGATGTTCGCGGGCACGCGGACCATCTCGCGGGCGATGAGCTTGAACCACGTCTCGTCGCCGAGCGCGATCATGTCGCCGATCGAGCCG belongs to Candidatus Methylomirabilota bacterium and includes:
- a CDS encoding hydantoinase/oxoprolinase family protein, which translates into the protein MPYRVGFDVGGTFTDFVLQAPTGELTTGKRLTTYPDPSEACLAGLDELVAGDGVSWGDVAQAVHGTTLGSNIVIERKARGVGLLTTRGFRDVLIIGRQKRYQVYDLQIEKPAPLIPRRLIGEVTERVLADGSIRTRLDEADARRAIRELAGKGVTTLAICLLHAYLNPVHEKRLAALVADEAPAIAVTLSHEVSPTFREYERTSTTVINAYVMTALREYLRALQAALERRGYRGRLFVMQSSGGIATAEAMERYPVRMIESGPAAGALMAAAYGELAGHRDLIAFDMGGTTAKLALIDKGRPSTTTAFELHRVNNVPGSGLPMNIQAIDLVEIGAGGGSLARARLGVIAVGPESAGSTPGPVCYGRGGVEPTVTDADLVLGYLNPEFFAGGVMKLSVGAAACAIEDRVARPLGLALEEAAWGIHQIVNTNMELATRVVSIERGRDPRDLTLVAFGGSGPVHGCRLAQALGIPRVILPAAAGVTAAIGLLAAEVKFDVARTYVRRLDAVDPAALIAMYEEMAQQALAVVRESGVSREIVIARSADARYVGQGYELTVPVPPGRLDAAALERIRRGFDEVYAARYGYASSAEPVEAVTWKLSAVGSAPRVALAKAPSESEGSPRKMVRKAYVPEARGYVDCPVYDRYRLVVGMSLTGPAIVEERESTTVLPPGAVAAVDEYANLVVQLVSS
- a CDS encoding GntR family transcriptional regulator, producing the protein MNYRPRIPRYLQIADALRGDLRGEGERIASEHQLCARFGVSRPTIRQALDVLVQEGRLYRHAGRGTFSTPSPGGDRRLRYIGSIGDMIALGDETWFKLIAREMVRVPANIAQSLHLPPGSEAYRVIGVRHSDTGPFQHVTAYLPPDIGAALSDEDLSKTSLIGAIERQLSLPIKVLDQVTDAALAPRHVAELLQVRPRTPLLLFERTYFAMSGEPVEHAITYQSGRRYPFRVVLARPERRS